The Microbacterium luteum genome includes a region encoding these proteins:
- a CDS encoding IS256 family transposase produces the protein MALDQSALLELLGELKLTGTTDRIRAATERLYQELIDAETAAFIGAAPYERTSERTTTRNGSRPRVLSTTAGDLELRIPKLRQGSFFPSLLERRRRVDQALFAVVMEAYLHGVSTRKVDDLVKALGADTGISKSEVSRICQGLDAEVASFRDRSLSDIAYPYVFLDATYCKVRIDHRVVSQAVVVAIGVAADGRRVVLGFDVGDSETEEFWKQFLRSLKTRGLGGVKLVISDAHAGLKKAAATVLQGAAWQRCRVHFMRNVLTALPKGRQEMVASVIRTIFAQPDAEHIDAQFDEVVRMIERVHPKTAVMLTDARDDILAFKAFPARHWRQIWSTNPLERLNREIKRRTDVVGVFPNNAALLRLAGSVLVEQHDEWEAADRRYFSEASMTELTATTPTIDEAVILPEITAA, from the coding sequence ATGGCTCTTGACCAGTCTGCCCTCCTCGAGCTGCTCGGGGAACTGAAGCTCACCGGCACCACCGACCGCATCCGAGCCGCGACCGAGCGGCTCTACCAGGAGCTGATCGACGCGGAGACAGCCGCATTCATCGGCGCCGCCCCCTACGAGCGCACGAGCGAGCGCACGACTACCCGCAACGGTTCCCGGCCGCGGGTGCTGTCGACCACGGCTGGGGATCTGGAGTTGCGGATCCCGAAGTTGCGGCAGGGGTCGTTCTTCCCGTCGCTGCTGGAGCGGCGCCGCCGGGTCGACCAAGCCTTGTTCGCGGTCGTGATGGAGGCCTACCTCCACGGCGTCTCAACCCGGAAGGTCGATGACCTCGTCAAAGCGCTCGGCGCTGACACTGGCATCTCGAAGTCCGAGGTGTCCCGCATCTGCCAAGGGCTCGACGCCGAGGTCGCATCGTTCCGCGACCGCTCGCTGTCTGACATCGCCTACCCCTACGTGTTCCTCGACGCGACCTACTGCAAGGTCCGCATCGACCACCGTGTCGTGTCCCAGGCGGTCGTCGTCGCGATCGGCGTCGCCGCTGACGGGCGGCGGGTCGTGCTGGGCTTCGATGTCGGAGACAGCGAGACCGAGGAGTTCTGGAAGCAGTTCCTGCGCTCGTTGAAGACACGAGGTCTGGGCGGGGTGAAGCTGGTGATCTCCGACGCCCACGCCGGACTGAAGAAGGCCGCAGCGACCGTGTTGCAGGGCGCCGCCTGGCAGCGCTGCCGCGTCCACTTCATGCGCAACGTCCTGACCGCCCTCCCGAAGGGCCGGCAGGAGATGGTCGCCAGCGTGATCCGCACGATCTTCGCCCAACCCGACGCCGAGCACATCGATGCCCAGTTCGACGAAGTCGTGCGCATGATCGAGCGCGTCCACCCCAAGACCGCCGTGATGCTCACCGACGCCCGTGACGACATCCTCGCGTTCAAAGCGTTCCCCGCCCGGCATTGGCGACAGATCTGGTCCACGAACCCGCTGGAACGCCTCAATCGGGAGATCAAGCGCCGCACCGACGTCGTTGGCGTGTTCCCGAACAACGCCGCCCTGCTCCGCCTGGCCGGCTCCGTCCTCGTCGAGCAACACGACGAATGGGAAGCCGCCGACCGCCGCTACTTCTCCGAAGCCTCCATGACCGAGCTCACCGCGACCACCCCCACCATCGACGAGGCGGTGATACTCCCCGAGATCACCGCCGCCTAA
- a CDS encoding thiolase family protein, protein MTASFVYDAVRTPFGRAGGALSGIRPDDLAAVVMKATVARMGLDPARIDDVIFGDANQAGEDNRDVARFGALLAGFPTSVTGVTVNRLCSSSLEAVIQAARAVETGDAGLVLAGGVESMSRAPFIVEKSPRPWPAVGNQTLWNTSIGWRMTNPKLPKQWTISNGESAEKIAREWGISRDAQDEFAVRSHRLAAKAWADGVYDGEIVHVPGADLARDEGIRDDTSVDKLAGLTPLFARDGEGTVTAGNSSPINDGASAVLIAAEGALPGEPLARIAGRGAHGVDPHLFPIAPIEAANKALARAGRSWADVDVVELNEAFASQSLACVAGWPELDPERVNIHGGALAIGHPLGASGGRILGHAAHELARRGGGVAVVAICIGVGQGLAVVLER, encoded by the coding sequence ATGACCGCGAGCTTTGTCTACGATGCTGTCCGCACCCCCTTCGGGCGGGCGGGTGGCGCGCTCAGCGGCATCCGGCCCGACGATCTCGCCGCAGTCGTCATGAAGGCGACCGTCGCGCGCATGGGCCTCGACCCCGCGCGCATCGATGACGTGATCTTCGGCGATGCGAACCAAGCAGGAGAGGACAACCGCGACGTCGCCCGTTTCGGGGCGCTGCTGGCAGGCTTCCCCACCAGTGTCACCGGCGTGACCGTCAACCGACTCTGCTCGTCGTCGCTGGAAGCGGTGATCCAGGCCGCCCGCGCTGTCGAGACCGGCGACGCCGGTCTCGTGCTCGCCGGCGGAGTGGAGTCGATGAGCCGGGCGCCGTTCATCGTGGAGAAGTCGCCGAGGCCGTGGCCGGCGGTCGGTAACCAGACACTGTGGAACACCTCCATCGGGTGGCGGATGACCAACCCGAAGCTGCCGAAGCAGTGGACCATCTCCAATGGAGAATCGGCGGAGAAGATCGCCCGAGAGTGGGGAATCTCCCGAGATGCCCAGGACGAGTTCGCCGTGCGCTCTCACCGGCTGGCAGCTAAAGCGTGGGCTGACGGGGTCTACGATGGCGAGATCGTGCACGTGCCAGGGGCCGACCTGGCACGCGACGAGGGCATCCGGGACGACACTTCCGTGGACAAGCTCGCCGGGCTTACTCCGCTGTTCGCGCGCGACGGCGAAGGCACCGTCACCGCCGGCAACTCCTCGCCGATCAACGACGGCGCTTCCGCCGTTCTGATCGCCGCGGAGGGTGCGCTGCCCGGCGAGCCACTCGCGCGGATTGCGGGACGCGGGGCGCATGGCGTCGATCCGCATCTGTTCCCGATCGCGCCGATCGAGGCGGCGAACAAGGCGCTCGCACGCGCCGGCCGGTCCTGGGCCGATGTCGACGTGGTCGAGCTCAACGAGGCGTTCGCTTCACAGTCGCTCGCATGCGTCGCCGGGTGGCCTGAACTTGATCCTGAGCGGGTCAACATCCACGGCGGAGCGCTGGCCATCGGCCATCCGCTGGGCGCTTCGGGGGGCCGCATTCTCGGGCATGCCGCGCATGAGCTTGCGCGACGCGGAGGCGGCGTCGCCGTCGTGGCGATCTGCATCGGCGTGGGTCAAGGCCTCGCCGTCGTGCTGGAACGGTGA
- a CDS encoding acyl-CoA dehydrogenase family protein produces the protein MTITKAAHPVDTDFYQIGDLLGDDDRNLITRVRGFVDSEVLPVINEYWELADFPYQILPALGELGIVGTAIQGYGCPGLTRLQTGLVAMELSRGDGSVNTLNAVHSGLAMGSIALLGDDEQKQRWLPEMAALRKLGAFALTEPDHGSDSVALETTARRDGSAYVIDGAKRWIGLGHVADLVIIWARDTADAKVKAFVLEKGADGQYPEGYSAEAITGKIAKRAIQQAHIEISGLRIPAGNKLAKSTSFRDVSAILNRTRSAVAWEALGHALAAYEAAAVYVQERVQFGKPIASFQLVQNKLANMLADLTAMQLLCFRTATLQDEGRLTNEQASLAKMFTGQHARALCRDARDLLGGNGLLLENHVARHLTDMEVVHTYEGTDFIQSLIIGRQITGISAFA, from the coding sequence ATGACGATCACGAAGGCGGCACATCCGGTGGATACGGACTTTTATCAGATCGGTGATCTTCTCGGCGACGACGACCGCAATCTCATCACACGTGTGCGCGGATTCGTGGATTCCGAGGTCCTGCCAGTTATCAACGAGTACTGGGAGTTAGCGGACTTCCCTTACCAGATCCTCCCCGCACTGGGCGAGCTGGGAATCGTGGGCACCGCGATCCAGGGCTACGGCTGTCCGGGACTGACCCGACTGCAGACCGGCCTCGTCGCGATGGAACTGTCTCGTGGAGACGGGAGTGTGAACACGCTCAATGCCGTGCACTCGGGACTTGCGATGGGCAGCATCGCGTTGCTCGGCGACGACGAGCAGAAGCAGCGCTGGCTGCCCGAAATGGCAGCCCTCCGCAAGCTCGGCGCGTTCGCGCTGACCGAGCCCGATCACGGCTCCGACTCCGTCGCCCTGGAGACCACTGCCCGCCGCGACGGGAGCGCGTATGTCATAGACGGTGCCAAACGGTGGATCGGGCTCGGACACGTTGCGGACCTCGTCATCATCTGGGCCCGCGACACAGCGGATGCCAAAGTGAAGGCATTCGTGCTCGAGAAAGGCGCTGACGGACAGTATCCCGAGGGGTACTCTGCGGAGGCGATCACCGGGAAGATCGCTAAGCGCGCGATCCAGCAGGCGCACATCGAGATCTCCGGACTGAGGATCCCTGCCGGGAACAAGCTGGCGAAGTCGACCTCATTCCGTGACGTCTCCGCGATCCTCAACCGCACCCGCAGCGCCGTCGCGTGGGAGGCGCTCGGGCACGCTCTCGCCGCGTACGAGGCAGCGGCGGTCTACGTCCAGGAACGTGTCCAGTTCGGCAAGCCCATCGCCAGCTTCCAGCTGGTGCAGAACAAGCTGGCCAACATGCTCGCCGATCTCACCGCGATGCAGTTGCTCTGCTTCCGCACAGCCACTCTGCAGGATGAAGGGCGACTGACGAACGAACAGGCCTCGCTCGCGAAGATGTTCACCGGCCAGCACGCGCGTGCACTCTGCCGGGATGCCCGCGACCTCCTCGGCGGCAACGGACTCCTTCTGGAGAACCACGTCGCCCGCCACCTCACCGACATGGAAGTCGTCCACACATATGAGGGGACCGACTTCATCCAGTCGCTCATCATCGGCCGCCAGATCACCGGAATATCGGCGTTCGCCTGA